The DNA region GCTGCAGCGTGAGGATGTGGTCGTCTTGGACGGTGCGGATGACACCTGCCACCATCAGCATCTCGTCTGCGATGACTGTTTGGAAACCAAACACGGATACTGCTCGACAGCTTGTGAAGACCATGACCATCAGCAGCTGATGAACCGCTGAGGAACAGTATGCAGACAACATAAGGTACCAAGCATAAGTAAGACCGTGCAAGCATATCAGCCGATGTTTGCAGACGGCGTTTTGATTATTTTTGAAGACAGGGGGTGATCCTATGCATGAGACAGAGATGTCGACCCGTAACAGGATCATGCACTTGCTCAAGATCCACGGTGAACTGAGTGCGAAGGATCTCAGCGAACAGCTCGGCATCACAAGCATGGCCGTGCGTCGTCATATCGCGACCTTAGAGCGGGATAACTTGATTGAATCGACCACCGTTCGCCAGCCGATGGGACGGCCCGCCGCAGTCTACCGGTTGACGGAACAAGCGGAGGATTTCTTCCCGAAGAACTACCACACGATCGCCCTCGACCTCCTCTCGGAATTAGAGCAGGATGCCGGGATCGCCACGGTGAATCGGCTGTTCGAACTTCGGCAGCAGTCGCTTCTTCAGCGTTACCGGGAGAAGATCACGGGGAAGACGCTGAAGGAGCGAGTCGCCGAACTCTCCGAGATTCAGAACGAGAACGGCTACATGGTACAGTGGCAAGCCACCGGCGAAGATGAATATATCCTTACGGAATACAACTGTCCAATCTTCCAAGTCGCCGGCAGATACAACCATGCCTGCGCCTGTGAACAGAACTTATTCGAATCCTTACTCGATGCGGAAGTGACTCGCAGCGACTGTTTGGCAGAGGGCGATCAGAAATGCGTCTACCATATCAAACGCAAGCCAACCGGCCAAACGGCGGCACAAGGAGAGGGATCATCTTGAATCTCGGTTTGGTGATCGTAGAAGTCTGCAGCCGCAATGCCGTGAACACGCCGGCGCTTGAGCAATTTGAAGCCGAGCATCCGGAAATCGCGGTGATGTACGAAGAGTGCTTAAACAATTGCGAGTTATGCGCACTGCGGCCCTTCGCCTATGTCAATGGCAAGACGGCGACGGCCCCAACCGCTGAAGGTTGCATAGAACGAATCAAGAAACTTGCCGGCCGCGAACTCCGCATATACGAAGATATCGACAGTGACATCTGATCGGATGTACGGTCGGTACTTTTTGGCTAAAAGGATATCCTCAGCAGCATCAGTATTGTGAAATGCGCTGAAGATATCCTCTTTTGATTGGTATATAATAAGCCTGGTTAGTTCTGGGTACGTCCCTACCACTGTGAGGTGTCGATATGAATCAACGAATCTTAGTCGTCGAAGATGACAAGACGATCGCCATGGGCATCGAATACAGCCTGCAGCAGGAAGGCTTCGATGTCGATGTCCGCTATGATATGGCGACAGCTATGGAGACGATCCGCAGCATCGACTACAGCCTGGTGCTTCTGGATATATCTCTGCCGGACGGCACGGGCTTCGATCTATGCCGCGCTATTCGCAGCAAGGGTGATACGCCCATCATCTTCCTTACCGCCCGCGATGATGAAGTCAATGTCGTCATGGGGCTGGATATGGGCGCAGATGATTATGTAACCAAGCCCTTCCGCGTCCGCGAGCTCATCTCTCGCATCAAGAGCGTCCTCCGCCGCAGTCAGCCGCAGGACCCCCGTCGGCCGGCGATCTATGTGCTTGGCGATGTCTCGATCTATCCAGACCAAGCACGCGTCACGAAGCGCGGCGAAGACGTGATGCTGACAGCGATGGAATACAAATTGCTGCTTACCCTTGCCAGTCATATGGGACAAGTGCTGACCCGCAGCCAGATCCTCGAACAGCTGTGGGATCTTGGCGGAGAATTTGTAAATGACAACACATTAACGGTATACATCAAACGCTTAAGAGATAAGATCGAAGATCATCCGCAGCATCCGAAGCTCATCCACACCGTACGCGGTTTGGGCTACAAGGCAGAGGCAGGTGAACCGCATGCACCTCTTGCGTAATCCAGAAGTCCTCAGATTAACGCAGGGTTTGGTTCTGGTCTTCATCCTTTTCATCCTACTTGCAGCCGCTGCCGCCAACCTGAGCCTGCAGCACCATATGCAGCCGATCCTGGATTACCAAGCGGCGATCATCGGCACCCTTGTCGAACAATTCCCGGAAGCGGAACGGAGCATCCTGCATCAGCTGGACGAAGTGGATCCTGCCGCTCTCCAAGCCGGACGAGCCTTGCTTGCCCGCTACGGCTATGATGCGGATGCCTTGCTGTACAACACGCATCACCTGCAGGATTATGCCCGCGATCAGGCTTGGCTGATCCTGTCGCTTGTCATCCTGCTGTTCGTCACGCTGATCACGATCTTCTACCTCTTCCTCCGCCGGCGTTACCGGATCGTTGCCGAACTGCATGATTACGCCGGTTTAGTCGCCAACGGCCAGAGGACGATGGATATCCGTGATAACGGGGAAGGCGAATTCAGCATCCTGAAGAATCAGATCTACACGATCACCACCATGCTCAAGGAACAAGCAGCCGTTCTCAAACGCGAGAAGCTGGCCCTCTCCGATTCGATCGCCGATATCTCCCACCAGTTGAAGACCCCGCTGACCTCCCTCTCCGTGATGACCGATCTGCTCATGGAGGAGCCGGCGCCGGAGATGCGCAAGCAGTTCCTGGAGCGCATCCGTTCGCAGCTGGATCGCATGGAGTGGCTCACCGCCTCCCTGCTGAAATTGGCCAAACTCGATGCCGGTACGATCACCTTGGAACGCCGCCTTCATCCTGTAAATCAACTGGTCCAGAGCGCGCTTGAGTCCCTCAACCTCCCGCTGGAACTCAAACAACACCAGGTGGTCATCAGCGGCGATCCGCATGTGAAGATTCAGTGCGACAAGGGATGGACGACGGAGGCTTTGGTTAATATCCTAAAAAACTGCATCGAACACACGCCGGAACAAGGCCGTATCCACATCTCGTGGGAAACCAATCCGATCTACGATCGGCTGACGATTGCCGATAACGGAGAAGGCATCCCCGCCAAAGATCTGCCCTATATTTTTAACCGCTTCTACAAAGGCAGCAATGCCCGCGATGACAGCATCGGAATCGGCCTGGCTATGGCCCACGCGATCATCCAGCAGCAAAGCGGCGACATCACCGTCAGCAGCGAAGCCGGCGAAGGCACAACTTTTACCATCACCTTCTACAAACAGCGAATCTAACGGAACTTCGCGATGCCGCGCCCTGCGTGCCGCCGCCTTCCCGCCCCGCCATCCAGCGTTAAGTGACAATATTGTCACCTTGCCTGTCACAGTGCCGTCATCTTGCACGGATAAGATAGGAGCTGACGACCCGCTGATGGGGACGAGATGAATGACATAGGAGTGAACACATGATGGCCATACTGGAAGTCCATAACCTGACCAAAATCTACGGCAAAGGGGAATCCCAGGTGAAGGCGCTGAATGATATATCCTTCAGCGTGGAGAAGGGGGAGTTTGTCGCCATCGTCGGTGCATCCGGGTCGGGTAAGTCCACCCTGCTGCACATCATCGGCGGTGTTGATCGGCCGACCAGCGGCAAAGTGTTCATCGACGGCACGGATATTTATTCCTTGAATGAATCGCAGCTTGCGATTTTCCGGCGGCGGCAGATCGGGCTGATCTATCAGTTCTACAATCTCATCCCGATCTTGAACGTGGAGGAGAACATCACCCTGCCCCTTCTGCTCGATCACCGAAAAGTCGACAAACAGCGGCTGCACAGCATCATCGATACGCTGGGACTTGCTGAACGCACCCGTCATCTGCCGAATCAATTGTCCGGCGGACAGCAGCAGCGGGTGTCGATCGGCCGGGCGCTGATCAACCAGCCGGCGATCGTCCTTGCCGATGAACCGACGGGGAATCTCGACAGTAAGAATTCCCGCGAGATCATCGATCTGCTCAAATACTCCAACAAACAATTCAACCAAACCCTGATCGTGATCACCCATGACCCGAATATTGCCCTGCAGGCAGATCGCGTGATCACCATTCAGGACGGGCGCATCATGAAGGATGAGGTGATTCGCTCATGAATGTGCTCTGGCAGCTGACGCTTCGCAATCTGAAACTGAACCGCAAGCGGACAATCGTGACGATCATCGGCATCATCCTCTCCGGTGCGATGATCTGCGGCGTGGCAACCTTAGTTGCGAGTTTCCAAGATGCGCTCATCCGAACTGCGCACATCACCGATGGCAGCCATCATGCTGTACTGCATGACGTGAGAAGGGACAGCCTCCGATACATCGCCGAACATGCCAATACCGATGAATACATGCTGTTCCGGCATATCGGCGTGGCGCATCTCGAAGGTTCACACAATCCGAACAAACCCTATCTGCGCATCGAAGCCTTCGATGCGGCTGCCTTTGAGCATCTGCCGGTGAGATTAACCGAAGGACGCTTTCCTCAGCAAGCCGGCGAGATCGTCGTCTCAGAGGATGTGTTCTACAACGGCGGCGTGGAGATCCGGGTCGGCGATCAGCTGCAGCTTGCGATCGGCCGGCGGACTGATCAAGGGGCGATCCTGCTGGATGAGGCTCTATCGCCCAGCGAAACCTTGGACATTCAGATGACTGAAACCTATACGGTAACCGGGATGATCAAACAACCCAACCTCTATTCCTACAGATTCCCGGGATATACGGCGATCATCTATCTGGACGAGAACGCCCTGGCAGCTGAGGATCTTGTCAATGCAGCGATTACTGCCAAACAGCCCCGGAAGATCTATGACACGGCCGCGGCACTGGCAGAAGTATCGGAAGCCCGGAAGGTTTCCTACAACAATGAATTGCTCCGCTGGATGGGGATCTCCAACAATGAGGTTATCAAGGACCTGTTCATAACCGTTGGAGCGATCCTCATCCTGCTCATCATGGTTGGATCCATCTCGGTGATCTACAACGCCTTTGCGATCTCGGTCAGCGAGCGCAAGAAGCAGTTCGGCATGCTGTTAAGCGTCGGCGCCGCCAGCCGGCAGATCCGACGCATGGTCTTCATGGAAGCCTTCGCCCTTGCACTGATCGGCATACCGCTCGGCATCTTATCGGGCATTGCCGGCATCGACGTGACCCTCGAAGTGATCAATCAGCTGTCCGAGGGGATGATCCATTCCAGCGGGGATGTCTTCCTGCGCCTGATCGTGATGCCGGAAACGGTGATCATCTCCATCATCATCATGGCGCTGACGATCTTCTTGTCCGCCTATATTCCGGCGCAGCGTGCTGCCCGTATCTCGCCGATCGATGCGATCCGGCTCACCACGGATATCAACATCAAGGGCAAGAAACTGCGTACCTCCCGCTTATCCCGCTGGCTGTTTGGGATTGAAGGGGAACTTGCGCTCAAGAATCTCAAGCGTCATCGCAAGCGGTACCGCACCACGGTATTCTCTCTGTTTATCAGCATCGTCCTGTACCTTTCGATCTCATCTTTTATGAACCTTGGTTTCGAAAGCACTGCGTTGTACTATTCCGACCTTGGTTATGAGATGGCTTTGCTGCAGGATGAGGTCGAACCTGAGGAACAAAGGGAGTTTCACCAGCAAGTCGCGGCGATGGACGGCGTGTCCCGATTCGCTTCGGTCCGCCTGCTCTACGTAAGACTCATCGATGGAGTGGATGAATCCATCCTTGCAAGTGATCTCCGCGATGAGATTCTTGGATCATCCGATGCAGAGACCCAATCGTTGATCTATGATGATGCGCATGACCAGAACCAGCTGCACGCTTATATCGTCTCGATGGGCAAGCAGCCTTTCCGGGATTACGCAGAGCAATTAGGCCTTGACCTTGCTGCCTATCAAGATCCTGACGCGCCGCGGGGGATCCTGTTCAATCGCTCCAAGATCCAGTATCCGGTGCTGAAGGAGTTCCAGCCGCTCAACATCACCGCGGGACATCGTTTCACCATCCGCGAAGAGCCGCTCAGCGGCGAACCTATGGAGGACGATCGCACAGACGATCTCATGGAACTTGATCTGGAGATCGGCATGGTAACTGACAAGCAGCCCTATGCCGTCCAACCGGGAGGACTCGGTCATGTGACGATCGTCGTCTCCGATGAAGTCTATGATCACCTCCTCAGTCAGATCCATGAATCGGACCAGAAGCTGGCTGCGCAAGCAACCATGTATCTGGATCTTGATGAAGGTGTGGAGCGCAGCCTTTGGGTCAAGGAAGTTGAAGCCCTTGCTGCCAGGATCAATCCCGGCTCTTATCTAAGCGTCTTAGACTTTATAGAGATCAATGAGAATACGAAACGTTCAAACACGATCATCGCGATCTTCCTCTACGGCTTCGTATCCTTGATCGCTCTGATCGGCGTGACGAATATCTTCAACACGATCAGTACGAACGTCGCGCTTCGCCGACGCGAGTTTGCGATGTTGAAGTCGATCGGAATGACGCCGCAGGGATTTAACCGCATGTTGAACTATGAATGCCTGTTCTATGGGATCAAGGCCTTGCTGTACGGCCTCCCGGTCGGAATCTTGATCAGCATCATGATGTATCGATCAATCTCGACGGCGTTCAGCTTTAACTACGCCATTCCTTGGCTGGAGGTCGGCATCTGCGTGGCAGCGGTATTCATCATCGTCTTCTTGACCATGCTGCACGCTAGTTCCAAGCTGAAGAAGGAGAACATCATCGACGCCTTGAAGCTGGAGATTCAATAAGCTTCCGGCAGGCAGGATAACGCAACCCGCTGCATATTCGATTTGACAAATCCTCTGTCATCGTTTAAGGTGAAGGTAATTCGAAGAAAGGGTGAATGTTTGAAAGCCATGCATAACTAATCCTATTTCGCAGCAACCGAAGATCGAAGGCTTCATGGGCCCGGGGCATCAGGCTCCTCCATGAGACATGACCAGGTGAAACAATGGATCTGCGGGAACCTCCTCAGGTGAGGGATTCCTCTGAATCACCATTGTGAATAGCTGCCATTCCCGCCTGGCTCAGTCCGTCATGCCTTCATACGGTTCTCAGAATAGGATTAGTGAGATCTGATGGTGTGAACAGATCATCCTTGAACGGCTGAAGATCAGTGTGCGGCTGTGTATGATCACGCTGCTCTCTTAAGCGTCTCCTATTCTGATATTCGGATTAGGGGGCGCTTTTTCCATAGATAAGAGCGGCATCCGAATATCGCATACTCACATCATCACTTCCACTGCTTCTCTCCATCCTTGCAGAACCGTACTCCCGCCCCGTTCCCATGAACAGATTCTACAAGATGTCCTGTACGAATGAACATCCATGATTACGGCAATTCCCTGTAAGGAAGTGATGATACATGCTGATCGAAGCACAACAGATCAAGTTATATATTCAGGTCAGACTCCTGATCGATATCCCGCGATTATATATAGAGCCGGGAGCCAGGATTGGCCTCGTAGGGCGCAACGGTTCCGGCAAGACGACCCTAATCGAAACGCTGGCCGGCTTGCGCCAGCCCGATGAAGGGACGATCACCCGCCGTGCCCGATGCGAGCTCATCCCGCAATTGCACAGCCTCACCCAGGATGATCCGCGAAGCGGCGGCGAGAAGACGCAGGAAGCGATTCTGCAAGCATTGATGCAGGAACCCGAACTATTGCTTGCGGACGAACCGACGACGAATCTCGATACCTCGCATCTCGATTGGTTGGAGAAGAGACTCAAGGACTATCAAGGCGCCTTCATCCTGATCTCCCATGATCGCACATTCCTGGATGCGCTCTGCACCTCGATCTGGGAGATTCGTGATGGGAAACTGCATACGTACAAAGGGAACTATTCCGACTTTGCAGCCCAGCGGGATCTGCAGCTGCGGCAGCAGGATCAAGCTTACGAACAATATATCCAAGAGAAAAAACGCCTCGAACTCGCCATCCGCAAAAAGAAAGATAAAGCCGCGCGTGCCACCAAAAAACCGCGCAACGTCAGCAGTTCCGAGGCGAAGATCACCGGCGCCAAGCCTTACTTCGCCAAAAAACAGAAAAAACTGCAGCAAACGGCCAAAGCCCTGGAAAGCCGCTTGGAAAAACTCGAAAAGGTCGAGAAGCGCATCGAACTGCCGCCGATCAAGATGAATATCCTGCATGGCGAAGACCTGCCGCACGGCAATGTGATCATGCGCATCGAGCAGCTTGCAGGTTCCGTCGGCGAGCGCACGCTGTGGCAGCCGGTCAGCTTCCACATCCACAGCGGCGACAAACTCGCCATCCTTGGACCGAACGGCTGCGGCAAGACCACGTTGATCAAGACGCTGATACAACCGAATGACCGGATCTACGTCTCTCCATCTGTCCGGTTCGGCTATTTCAGCCAGAACATCGACATCCTGGATGAGCACCGGTCTATCTTGGACAATGTTCGCGACACCTCTTCTCAGGATGAAACGCTGATCCGCACGGTGCTCGCCCGTCTGCACTTCTTCCGCGAAGCCGTGTACAAACCCGTCGGCGTGCTGAGCGGCGGCGAACGGGTCAAGGTCGCCCTCGCCAAGATCTTCGTCAGCGATGTGAACGTTCTGGTGCTTGACGAGCCGACCAATTTCCTCGATATCGAGACGATCGAAGCCCTTGAACAGCTGCTTAAGGATTACGAAGGCACCGTCCTGTTCGTCTCCCACGATCGGCGCTTCGTCGAGCATCTCGCGAACCGGCTTCTACTGTTCGAAGATGGCACGCTGCGGCTCTTCGACGGCACATACGCGCAGTATCAGACATCTGCGCTGCAATCCCAGCCGCAGCCGGCCGAACTGGACCGCAAGCAGCAGCTGCTCCTGCTGGAGACGAAGATCTCCGATGTGTTGAGCCGGCTTAGCCTGGAGCCATCAGAGGAGCTCGAACAGGAATTCCAACGCCTGCTCGCGGAGAAACGTCAGTTGCAGAGCGGATTTTAAGCACTCAGTCCACCTTCTGGTTCGACACCCCTTATCCAGGATCCAAAGAAGCAAGCTGGCGCACGCTTCTTTGGATCCGCCTCTTTCATAACGCGGAACAGACGCGATGCGCCAGCTTGACTCCACCTTGATTAACCATGCTTACTCCTTATATCCTGCTTAATCGATGATATCCCTGACTGCTTTCGCCAGATCCGTGAACTCTTTCATATGGACGATTTCACCATTCAGCACGAAGCTCGGCACAGCCCTGATCCCTGCCTGAACCCCAATATCGATATCTGCAGCCAATTTAGCCGCAATACGATCATCGTCCAGCGACTGTATGACGCTGTCCGCATCGATGCCGTCCAAGTGGTCTTCGATAATCGCCGCGATCCATTCCGTCGTCCCCCATTCCGTGCCTTTCTCGCCTTGTCTGGCTAAGAGTGCTTTTTTGTAAGCAAAAAAATACTCCGATCCCTGTTCTGCAATCACCTCTCCCGCCGCTGCCAACGTAAACGAATCATCCGCCAAGAACGGGAAGTTGACGAAGTAATACTTCGCTTTGCCCGTCTCCACAAACTCCTCTACGAATTCATCCATATACTCATTCGACCAAATCGCACAATACGGGCATTTAAAATCCGAAAACTCGATGACGGTAACAGGCGCATCCTCATCCCCTATAAAGGGCTGTTCACTAAGACGAAAAGG from Insulibacter thermoxylanivorax includes:
- a CDS encoding helix-turn-helix transcriptional regulator, yielding MHETEMSTRNRIMHLLKIHGELSAKDLSEQLGITSMAVRRHIATLERDNLIESTTVRQPMGRPAAVYRLTEQAEDFFPKNYHTIALDLLSELEQDAGIATVNRLFELRQQSLLQRYREKITGKTLKERVAELSEIQNENGYMVQWQATGEDEYILTEYNCPIFQVAGRYNHACACEQNLFESLLDAEVTRSDCLAEGDQKCVYHIKRKPTGQTAAQGEGSS
- a CDS encoding DUF1450 domain-containing protein encodes the protein MNLGLVIVEVCSRNAVNTPALEQFEAEHPEIAVMYEECLNNCELCALRPFAYVNGKTATAPTAEGCIERIKKLAGRELRIYEDIDSDI
- a CDS encoding response regulator transcription factor, with translation MNQRILVVEDDKTIAMGIEYSLQQEGFDVDVRYDMATAMETIRSIDYSLVLLDISLPDGTGFDLCRAIRSKGDTPIIFLTARDDEVNVVMGLDMGADDYVTKPFRVRELISRIKSVLRRSQPQDPRRPAIYVLGDVSIYPDQARVTKRGEDVMLTAMEYKLLLTLASHMGQVLTRSQILEQLWDLGGEFVNDNTLTVYIKRLRDKIEDHPQHPKLIHTVRGLGYKAEAGEPHAPLA
- a CDS encoding sensor histidine kinase; the protein is MHLLRNPEVLRLTQGLVLVFILFILLAAAAANLSLQHHMQPILDYQAAIIGTLVEQFPEAERSILHQLDEVDPAALQAGRALLARYGYDADALLYNTHHLQDYARDQAWLILSLVILLFVTLITIFYLFLRRRYRIVAELHDYAGLVANGQRTMDIRDNGEGEFSILKNQIYTITTMLKEQAAVLKREKLALSDSIADISHQLKTPLTSLSVMTDLLMEEPAPEMRKQFLERIRSQLDRMEWLTASLLKLAKLDAGTITLERRLHPVNQLVQSALESLNLPLELKQHQVVISGDPHVKIQCDKGWTTEALVNILKNCIEHTPEQGRIHISWETNPIYDRLTIADNGEGIPAKDLPYIFNRFYKGSNARDDSIGIGLAMAHAIIQQQSGDITVSSEAGEGTTFTITFYKQRI
- a CDS encoding ABC transporter ATP-binding protein, with translation MAILEVHNLTKIYGKGESQVKALNDISFSVEKGEFVAIVGASGSGKSTLLHIIGGVDRPTSGKVFIDGTDIYSLNESQLAIFRRRQIGLIYQFYNLIPILNVEENITLPLLLDHRKVDKQRLHSIIDTLGLAERTRHLPNQLSGGQQQRVSIGRALINQPAIVLADEPTGNLDSKNSREIIDLLKYSNKQFNQTLIVITHDPNIALQADRVITIQDGRIMKDEVIRS
- a CDS encoding ABC transporter permease, translating into MNVLWQLTLRNLKLNRKRTIVTIIGIILSGAMICGVATLVASFQDALIRTAHITDGSHHAVLHDVRRDSLRYIAEHANTDEYMLFRHIGVAHLEGSHNPNKPYLRIEAFDAAAFEHLPVRLTEGRFPQQAGEIVVSEDVFYNGGVEIRVGDQLQLAIGRRTDQGAILLDEALSPSETLDIQMTETYTVTGMIKQPNLYSYRFPGYTAIIYLDENALAAEDLVNAAITAKQPRKIYDTAAALAEVSEARKVSYNNELLRWMGISNNEVIKDLFITVGAILILLIMVGSISVIYNAFAISVSERKKQFGMLLSVGAASRQIRRMVFMEAFALALIGIPLGILSGIAGIDVTLEVINQLSEGMIHSSGDVFLRLIVMPETVIISIIIMALTIFLSAYIPAQRAARISPIDAIRLTTDINIKGKKLRTSRLSRWLFGIEGELALKNLKRHRKRYRTTVFSLFISIVLYLSISSFMNLGFESTALYYSDLGYEMALLQDEVEPEEQREFHQQVAAMDGVSRFASVRLLYVRLIDGVDESILASDLRDEILGSSDAETQSLIYDDAHDQNQLHAYIVSMGKQPFRDYAEQLGLDLAAYQDPDAPRGILFNRSKIQYPVLKEFQPLNITAGHRFTIREEPLSGEPMEDDRTDDLMELDLEIGMVTDKQPYAVQPGGLGHVTIVVSDEVYDHLLSQIHESDQKLAAQATMYLDLDEGVERSLWVKEVEALAARINPGSYLSVLDFIEINENTKRSNTIIAIFLYGFVSLIALIGVTNIFNTISTNVALRRREFAMLKSIGMTPQGFNRMLNYECLFYGIKALLYGLPVGILISIMMYRSISTAFSFNYAIPWLEVGICVAAVFIIVFLTMLHASSKLKKENIIDALKLEIQ
- a CDS encoding Vga family ABC-F type ribosomal protection protein, which encodes MLIEAQQIKLYIQVRLLIDIPRLYIEPGARIGLVGRNGSGKTTLIETLAGLRQPDEGTITRRARCELIPQLHSLTQDDPRSGGEKTQEAILQALMQEPELLLADEPTTNLDTSHLDWLEKRLKDYQGAFILISHDRTFLDALCTSIWEIRDGKLHTYKGNYSDFAAQRDLQLRQQDQAYEQYIQEKKRLELAIRKKKDKAARATKKPRNVSSSEAKITGAKPYFAKKQKKLQQTAKALESRLEKLEKVEKRIELPPIKMNILHGEDLPHGNVIMRIEQLAGSVGERTLWQPVSFHIHSGDKLAILGPNGCGKTTLIKTLIQPNDRIYVSPSVRFGYFSQNIDILDEHRSILDNVRDTSSQDETLIRTVLARLHFFREAVYKPVGVLSGGERVKVALAKIFVSDVNVLVLDEPTNFLDIETIEALEQLLKDYEGTVLFVSHDRRFVEHLANRLLLFEDGTLRLFDGTYAQYQTSALQSQPQPAELDRKQQLLLLETKISDVLSRLSLEPSEELEQEFQRLLAEKRQLQSGF
- a CDS encoding thioredoxin domain-containing protein, translated to MEKRVIACVLGMLIILAGCAGGTHANDLGHQNHADNSSHAGNTDHADNGALTDNTSNTANPSGTESEDEAGDPFRLSEQPFIGDEDAPVTVIEFSDFKCPYCAIWSNEYMDEFVEEFVETGKAKYYFVNFPFLADDSFTLAAAGEVIAEQGSEYFFAYKKALLARQGEKGTEWGTTEWIAAIIEDHLDGIDADSVIQSLDDDRIAAKLAADIDIGVQAGIRAVPSFVLNGEIVHMKEFTDLAKAVRDIID